TGGGAGATTTATGCGAGACAGCACTGCCTCAATAAAGGGGTTCGAAAGCCGAACGACTTGCACAAACTATGTACGAAGTATGTCAGTGCTCGCGCCCAAGCAAGTGCCCTGTCCGCTCTCATGCCAGCGCTCACAGATGCTGAAGCGGCCATTGTCCGACGCGGCAGAAACGCGAAGTCGGCGCACGTCCGCCGCAACGTCGATGTGCTCGTATACCGGCACAGTACGGCGTTCGAATCGCTCATTGGTTATCTGCATGGAACAGGGCAGCGTGATCGACTGGAGGAAATTGTGTCGATGGCCCTTCAGTACTTGGATGATCCAGAAAAGGAGTCGCAGAAATGAGACGAAGGACAGATAGAGGAGAAAAGCAGCGACGTCGGCCGGATCGGGAATCGAGGCCGGCCGAAGTGGAGGAACAGACAGAAACACAGATTCTCAAAGGTCGGCATCCTGTGGCAACGGCTCTGCAAGAGGGACGTCCAATTAATAAAGTGATGATTGCGGAAGGATCGACGGATGGCATGCAGCCCATTATCGCACGCGCGAAGGAACGGGGGGTCGTCGTTCAGTTTGTTCCGCGGACACGCTTGGATACCATCGCCGGTTCCACGCACCAAGGCGTCGCTGCGTATGTTGCACCGTATGCGTATGCCGAACTCGAAGACATCGTGGCGAGGGAGACCGGTCATGCCCCGCTTATCGTCGTGTTGGATGGCGTGACTGATCCGCACAACCTAGGTGCCATTGTGCGAACGGCGGAAGCTGCGGGGGCACAGGGAGTGGTCATCGGCCGACATAGAGCTGCCCCGTTGACCGAGACGGTTGCGAAGGCAGCCGCCGGAGCGTTGGAGTATCTGCCGATCGCTCGCGTTGCCAACATTACACAGGCTCTGGATGAATTGAAGGAAGCCGGCTATTGGGTCGTCGGTACAGCACTGGATGCGGATAACCGGATGGTGGACGTTGATTACAAGCAAAAAACGGTCATCGTCATCGGTTCGGAGGGCGTCGGCATGCACCGTCTTGTCAAAGAGCACTGCGACTTCTTAGTGACGATTCCAATTTTAGGACGAGTTCAGAGCTTAAATGCGTCTGTCGCGGCGGGGGTCATGCTATATGAAGTCGTCCGCCAGAGGACATAAAGGCAAGGGGCAACGTTGCACGATAGTCGACGGTTACAACGTGGTTGCGCGGAAGGCTGGGTCTTCTCTTGCAAAAATAGCAGATTTGGAGACGGCCAGACGGGACCTAGAAGACCAACTCGCACAGTATCGTGCGGTTTATGACGAAGACGTCATCGTTGTTTATGATGCACAACATCGCCGGGGTCCCAGTGTCTCCGAGCGGCGGGCGGGCATCGAGATCATTTTCACCGATGCCGGGGAGACAGCCGATGCTCGAATTGAGCGGCTGGTCTATGAAATCCGGGAAAACTATCGGGACATTACGGTCGCAACGTCGGATGCCGCGGAACAGCAGGTGTCTTTCGGAGGAGGCGCGCTCCGGATTTCGGCCAACGAGCTGCTCCTGCGGCTCGATAATATG
This is a stretch of genomic DNA from Alicyclobacillus dauci. It encodes these proteins:
- a CDS encoding Mini-ribonuclease 3, producing MKQEWKAEELSSVGLAFVGDAIWEIYARQHCLNKGVRKPNDLHKLCTKYVSARAQASALSALMPALTDAEAAIVRRGRNAKSAHVRRNVDVLVYRHSTAFESLIGYLHGTGQRDRLEEIVSMALQYLDDPEKESQK
- the rlmB gene encoding 23S rRNA (guanosine(2251)-2'-O)-methyltransferase RlmB, which gives rise to MRRRTDRGEKQRRRPDRESRPAEVEEQTETQILKGRHPVATALQEGRPINKVMIAEGSTDGMQPIIARAKERGVVVQFVPRTRLDTIAGSTHQGVAAYVAPYAYAELEDIVARETGHAPLIVVLDGVTDPHNLGAIVRTAEAAGAQGVVIGRHRAAPLTETVAKAAAGALEYLPIARVANITQALDELKEAGYWVVGTALDADNRMVDVDYKQKTVIVIGSEGVGMHRLVKEHCDFLVTIPILGRVQSLNASVAAGVMLYEVVRQRT
- a CDS encoding NYN domain-containing protein translates to MKSSARGHKGKGQRCTIVDGYNVVARKAGSSLAKIADLETARRDLEDQLAQYRAVYDEDVIVVYDAQHRRGPSVSERRAGIEIIFTDAGETADARIERLVYEIRENYRDITVATSDAAEQQVSFGGGALRISANELLLRLDNMQRYIRKQTDESNTGSRRMLSDSIRDDVAKALEKWRRK